DNA from Arthrobacter sp. SLBN-112:
GCGGGAGCCGACGTGCTGGGCCAGCAGGACGTCACGGGCGATGATGCTTTCCTCGGCCACAGCCGGCCAGCCGGTGAGGCCCAGGACCGCGGAGACGTCACCCTCGTTCATCTGGGCGCCCGCGGTAAGGCGAGGTTCCTGCGCGTGCTGGGCCACCACGCCGTCGAACGCCTTGACGTATTCCAGCGCGCGGCGCATCAGCACGGGATCGTGGACGCAGATGCCGTCGTCGGAGAACATCCGCACCCGGGCGCGGGAATCTGCCATGGCGCCCAGCTCGGCCAACTGCTCTCCTGCAAGGCCGACGGTGACGGCGCCGACGGGGCGGACGTCCACCCAACCAGCAGCCCGGCCCAGCGTGTAGACCTGCTCCACCACACCCGCGGTGTCCGCGACCGGGGTGCTGTTGGCCATGGCGTGCACGGCCGTGTAGCCGCCCAGGGCCGCTGCCCGCGTTCCGGTCTCCACGGTCTCGGCGTCTTCGCGGCCCGGTTCGCGGAGGTGCGTGTGCACGTCCACCATGCCGGGCAGGGCCACCAGGCCGGCGGCATCGATGACAGTGGCCCCGTCGGCGCTCAGGCCGTTGCCGATCTCTGCGATGATGCCGTCGCGGACCAGGAGGTCCGCGCGGTCACCGCCCAGGATGGCGGCGCCTTGGATGAGGTAGGTTCCGGTGTTGCCTGCCATCAGTTGCTCTCCTTGGTGGACGGGGCGGCGGCATAAGCCGGGACGCGGTGGGGGGCTGGTTCCCGGGTATCCCCGGAGAGCAGCAGGTACAGTGCGGCCATCCGCACGGACACGCCGTTGCGGACCTGGGCCAGGACGGTGGAGCGGGGCGAATCCGCGGCGGCGGCGCTGATTTCCAGGCCCCTGTTCATGGGCCCGGGGTGCATGATGATGGTGTCCGTCATGCCCAGGTCGTCCAGGGCGCGGAGGCGGTTGTCGTCGAAGCCCCACCGGCGCGAGTACTCACGGGTGCTGGGGAAGAACGACGCGTTCATGCGTTCACCCTGGACGCGGAGCATCATCATGGCGTCCACGCCGTTTGCCAGGGTTTGATCCAGGTCGTAGCTGACGGTGCAGGGCCATTTTTCGACGCCGACGGGCAGCAGCGTGGGCGGCGCCACCAGGGTGACTTCCGCACCAAGGGTCCGGAGCAGCCATACGTTGGACCGCGCCACGCGGGAGTGCAGGACATCACCGGCGATGGCTACCCGCATGCCCTTGAGGTCCGTCCCTTCAGAACCGGTGCCGGCGAGGCGCGCCCAGTGCCGGCGCATGGTGAAGGCATCGAGCAGGGCCTGGGTGGGGTGTTCATGGGTGCCGTCGCCCGCATTGATAACCGCGGCGTCGATCCAGTCGGTTGCGGCCAGCCGGTGTGGAGCGCCGGAGGCCCAGTGCCGGATGACCACGGCGTCGGCGCCCATGGCGGACAGGGTCTGGGCGGTGTCCTTGAGGGACTCGCCCTTGGATACGGAGGATCCCTTGGCGGCGAAGTTGATGACGTCCGCGGACAAGCGCTTGGCGGCGGCCTCGAAGGAGATGCGGGTCCGGGTGGAGTCCTCGAAGAAGAGGTTGACCACTGTGCGTCCGCGCAGGGCCGGAAGCTTCTTGACTTCCCGCTCCCCTACGGCTGACATCTCCTCGGCGGTGTCCAGGATGCGGATGGCGTTCGAAAGGCTGAGGTCCTCGGTGGACAGGAGATGCTTCATGCGCCGCCCTCGATCACGACTTCGTTGACCGGGGTTCCGGCGTCGGATGTGTCTGTCTCTTCGAGCCGGACCCGGACCTTTTCGGCGGAGGAGGTGGGCAGGTTCTTGCCTACGTGGTCAGCCCGGATGGGAAGTTCACGGTGGCCCCTGTCGATCAGGACTGCGAGCCGGACGATGCGGGGGCGGCCAAGATCCACCAGCGCGTCCAGGGCGGCACGGATGGTGCGGCCGGAGTACAGGACGTCGTCGATCAGGACCACCACTTTGTTGTCGATGCCCGTGCGGGGCAGCCTGGTGGGGTACGGCGGCCGTGTCCCCTGGTGGGAGAGGTCGTCGCGGAACATGGTGACGTCGAGCTGGCCCACTATGGCAGCGGCATCAACGGTGGAGTCTGCGGCGGCAATTTTTTCGGCCAGCCGGACAGCCAGCGGGTAGCCGCGGCGGGGAATTCCCAACAGGACCAGGTCGCGGGATCCCTTATTGGCTTCGAGGATCTCGTGGGCGATACGAGTGAGGGCCCGGTCAATGTCCGCCTGGCTGAGGACAACCCTGGCTGGAACCGGTGCGCTGGTGACAGAAGTCAACGCTCGTCTCCCCTTTCCCCGCCTCACAGGACGGAATTAAAAAAGGAATGCTTGCTGTTCAAAATTACCACACGGCCCCGGCGAGGCCCGCCCCCGGAAAAGCGAAGATGGTCACACCCGAACGGCACGGACGGCCGGATCCTTTGTGCTGCCGTGGCTCCCGCTTAGGCTTTCGGGTATGCCGATGTATCCGCAGCAGCCTCCCTCCGGACTCCCCGACGATCCCTACCGCGGTGCCACCGGTCCCCTGCCGCAACAGGCCAACCCCAGCTGGATGGGGCACGTGCAGCCCGAACACTACCGCGCGGCACCGGGACACCAGGGCCAGCCGCTGGCGGTGTTGGTGCCGCCGGGCGCCCAGGGCACGGCCCTTCAGGCGTCGCGGACCCGCAGCGGGCTGGTGGGGCTGACGGTTGCCGGCGCCGTCCTGGCTTTCCTGAGCCTTTTCCTGGTGGTGCCGTTCCTGCTCTCCAACACCGGCGCCGGCGGTTTCCTGATTGGTTTCGTGGCGTCGCTGATCCCGCTGTCGGTGGTCCTGGCTGCGGTCCACATCATCGACAGGTGGGAACCCGAACCTAAACG
Protein-coding regions in this window:
- a CDS encoding dihydroorotase, translated to MAGNTGTYLIQGAAILGGDRADLLVRDGIIAEIGNGLSADGATVIDAAGLVALPGMVDVHTHLREPGREDAETVETGTRAAALGGYTAVHAMANSTPVADTAGVVEQVYTLGRAAGWVDVRPVGAVTVGLAGEQLAELGAMADSRARVRMFSDDGICVHDPVLMRRALEYVKAFDGVVAQHAQEPRLTAGAQMNEGDVSAVLGLTGWPAVAEESIIARDVLLAQHVGSRLHVCHVSTAGSVEIIRWAKERGIDVTAEVTPHHLLLTDDLVRSYDPVFKVNPPLRTDADVQALRAGLADGTIDVVGTDHAPHPSEHKECEWAQAAMGMTGLETALSVVQHAMIDTGLMTWADFARVTSTAAAKIGRLSDQGRPIEAGEPANIILVDPAARWTVDPFQMATMGRNSPFKGRELPGKVVATFFRGHPTVLDGALNTPHPDSAATPAGAA
- a CDS encoding aspartate carbamoyltransferase catalytic subunit yields the protein MKHLLSTEDLSLSNAIRILDTAEEMSAVGEREVKKLPALRGRTVVNLFFEDSTRTRISFEAAAKRLSADVINFAAKGSSVSKGESLKDTAQTLSAMGADAVVIRHWASGAPHRLAATDWIDAAVINAGDGTHEHPTQALLDAFTMRRHWARLAGTGSEGTDLKGMRVAIAGDVLHSRVARSNVWLLRTLGAEVTLVAPPTLLPVGVEKWPCTVSYDLDQTLANGVDAMMMLRVQGERMNASFFPSTREYSRRWGFDDNRLRALDDLGMTDTIIMHPGPMNRGLEISAAAADSPRSTVLAQVRNGVSVRMAALYLLLSGDTREPAPHRVPAYAAAPSTKESN
- the pyrR gene encoding bifunctional pyr operon transcriptional regulator/uracil phosphoribosyltransferase PyrR, with translation MTSVTSAPVPARVVLSQADIDRALTRIAHEILEANKGSRDLVLLGIPRRGYPLAVRLAEKIAAADSTVDAAAIVGQLDVTMFRDDLSHQGTRPPYPTRLPRTGIDNKVVVLIDDVLYSGRTIRAALDALVDLGRPRIVRLAVLIDRGHRELPIRADHVGKNLPTSSAEKVRVRLEETDTSDAGTPVNEVVIEGGA